A segment of the Pseudomonas serboccidentalis genome:
GTGTTGCCGGGGATCGTGCTGCAGAGTCCGAAGATCACCCGCAAACTCACCACGGCGTGGTTTGCCAAGCGTGTGGACGAGCGTTACAAGCGCTGCATGGCCAAGGCCGGATAAAACACACAGGCATAAAAAACCCGGCCTAGGGAGCCGGGTTTCTCTGGGGTGTTGCGCTTACCGCTAGTCATCAGGCAACGCGGCGTTCAATCAGACGATCCGAGCCACCTTCGGCCACGCGGCGTTCAATCAGACGATCCGAGCCACCTTCGGCCACGCGGCGTTCAATCAGACGATCCGAGCCACCTTCGGCCACGCGGCGTTCAATCAGACGATCCGAGCCACCTTCAGCCACACGGCTTTCGATCAGTTTGTCCGAACCGCCTTCAGCGATCATGGTGTGGGCCGGGGTGACGGCGAAAGCGTTGATAGCGAAGACCGAGAAAGCAATGCCGAGAAGGGTTTGGCGTTTCATGATGGTGTGCTCCGGGGTGTTGTTGGTTGGTATGGAGCAGATGTTACGCCGCAGATTTTTTATGAGAACTTCATTGCCGTGATGGTGAACATCGATAGCAATGATGGTTGATGTAGGCGCTGCCGAAGGCTGCGATCTTTTGATCCTGAAAAACAACATCAAAAGATCGCAGCCTGCGGCAGCTCCTACACAAGTTCGGCGGTTTTGCGGGGCACGCTCAGGCCGGAGGCTTTCAGCAGTTCCTGGGTGTAAGGGTGTTTTGGTGCGGCAAAAATCTCTCGCGACGATCCCTGCTCAACCACTTTGCCGTCCTTGATCACCATCAAGTCATGAGCCAGCGCATGGACCACCGCCAGGTCATGGCTGATAAACAGATACGTCAGCCCATGCTTGATCTGCAATTGCCGCAACAGGTCCACCACTTGTTTCTGCACCGTGCGATCCAGTGCCGATGTCGGTTCATCGAGCAGAATCAGTGCCGGCTCCAATACCAATGCGCGGGCGATGGAGATGCGCTGGCGCTGGCCGCCGGAAAATTCGTGGGGATAGCGATGGCGACTCTTTGGGTCGAGGCCGACTTCTTCGAGTACGCGAATCACCGCCGCCTCGCGCTCGGCCTCGGTGCCGATGCCGTGGGTCAGCAAGCCTTCGGCAATAATCTGCTGCACCGACATCCGCGGGCTCAGACTGCCGAACGGGTCCTGAAACACCACCTGAATCTGCCGTCGCAAGGGCCGCATCAAGCGCTGATTGAGCAGGCTCAGTTGCTTGTTGCCGAAGCGGATATTGCCCTCGGACTCCACCAGCCGCAGGATCGCCTGGCCCAGCGTCGACTTGCCCGATCCGGACTCGCCAACGATGCCCAGGGTCTTGCCCCGCTGCAGGGTGAAACTCACGCCGTCCACCGCTTTGATGTAGTCCTGCTGACGGCTGAACAGCGCCTTGGGCAACGGAAACCAGACCTTCAGATCATCCACCTCAAGCAAGTTGTGGTCGTACTGACTCGGTACTGGCGCACCGCTCGGTTCGGCCTCGATCAGCAGGCGGCTGTAAGGATGTTGCGGCGCACGAAATAGCGTTTCGCAGTCGGCCTGCTCGACGATTTCGCCGTGGCGCATCACGCACACGCGTTGCGCGATGCGCCGTACCAGATTGAGGTCATGACTGATCAGCAGCAGCGACATGCCGAGGCGTTGCTGCAACTCGATCAGCAGTTCGAGAATCTTCTGCTGCACCGTCACATCCAGCGCCGTGGTCGGCTCATCGGCGATCAGCAGTTCCGGCTCATTGGCCAGCGCCATCGCGATCATCACCCGTTGCCGCTGGCCGCCGGAGAGCTGGTGCGGATAGGCTTTCAAACGCTGCAGAGGTTGGCGAATACCCACCAGTGCGAGCAATTCCAGCGTCCGCTCACGTGCCGCGCGGCCCTTGAGGCCCTTGTGAATCTCCAGCACTTCGCTGATCTGTTTTTCCACGGTGTGCAGTGGATTCAGCGAGGTCATCGGCTCCTGGAAGATCATCGCGATCCGGTTACCGCGCAAACCGCGCATCTGCTGTTCGCTGGCCTGCAGCAAGTCCATGCTGTTGTAGTGGATCGAGCCGCTGCTGCTGACGGTTTTACCCGGCAACAAGCGCAGGATCGAATGCGCCGTCACCGACTTGCCCGAACCGGATTCACCGACCAGCGCCAGGCACTCGCCACGGCGGATATCCAGGTTCAGACCATGCACGACTGCTTGCCCGGCGAAGGCGACGCGCAGGTCGCGGATTTCAATCAGGTTGTCTTTCATGTCAGCTCCGGGGATCGAACGCGTCACGGCAGGCCTCACCGATAAACACCAGCAACGAAAGAATCAGCGCCAGCGCAAAAAACGCCGTCAGCCCCAGCCATGGTGCTTGCAGATTGCGTTTGGCCTGACCGATCAACTCGCCCAGCGAGGCGGTGCCGGCCGGCATGCCGAAGCCGAGAAAATCCAGCGCGGTGAGGGTGGCGATAGCGCCGGTCAGAATGAACGGCAGGTAGGTGAGGGTGGAGGTCATCGCGTTGGGCAGAATGTGCCGGCACATCAGTTCACTGTCGGTCAGGCCCAGTGCCCGCGCGGCTTTGACGTATTCGAGATTACGCCCGCGCAAAAACTCGGCGCGCACCACATCCACCAGTGCCAGCCAGGAAAACAGCGCCATGATCCCCAGCAACCACCAGAAACTCGGCGAGACGAACCCGGACAGAATGATCAGCAGATACAGCACCGGCAACCCCGACCAGATCTCCAGCACCCGTTGCCCGAGCAAGTCGACCCAACCGCCGTAATAACCCTGCAACGCCCCGGCAACGATGCCGATCAGCGCACTGATGCCGGTGAGCATCAGCGCAAACAGAATCGAAATCCGTGTGCCGAAAATCACCCGCGCCAACACGTCGCGTGCCTGATCGTCGGTGCCCAGCCAATTGCTCGCGGAGGGCGGGCTCGGCGCGGGTTCCGCGAGGTCGTAGTTGACCGTGTCGTAACTGAACGGGATCGGTGGAAACAGCATCCAGCCGCCCTGATCCTCGATCAATTTGTGCACGTAAGCGCTGGCGTAATCCGGTTGAAACGGCAGCTCACCGCCGAAATCGGTTTCCAGGTAATCGCTGAGGATCGGAAAGTACAACGCGTCGTGGTAACGGATCACCAAGGGTTTGTCGTTGGCGATCAATTCGCCGCCGAGGCAGATCAGGCACAGGCCGATAAATAGCCACAACGACCAGCGTCCACGGCGGTTGGCCTTGAACTGCGCGACACGACGCTGACCCAGAGGGGAAAGTGTGAACATCAGGCAGTCCTCGCCGAGAAGTCGATACGCGGGTCGAGCAGGGTGTAGCAGAGGTCGCCGATCAGCTTGATCAACAGGCCGAACAGGGTGAACAGAAACAGCGCGCCGAACACCACCGGATAGTCGCGCGACACCGCCGCCTCGTAGCTCATGCGCCCGAGGCCATCGAGGTTGAAGATGGTTTCGATCAACAGCGAGCCGGCGAAAAATACCTCGATCAACGCCGGCGGCACACCGGCCACCACCAACAGCATCGCGTTGCGAAACACGTGGCCGTAGAGCACGCGGCGCTCGGTCAGCCCCTTGGCCCGCGCGGTGATCACGTACTGACGGCTGATCTCGTTGAGGAAGCTGTTTTTGGTCAGGATGGTCAGCGTGGCGAACCCGCCGATCACCAGTGCCGTCACCGGCAACACCAGGTGCCAGAGGTAGTCGCCAATCTTGCCCAACGTGCCGAGGCTGTCGAAGTTATCCGACACCAGGCCCTGCACCGGAAACCAGTTGACGTAGCTGCCACCGGCGAACACCACGATCAGCAACATCGCAAACAGAAACGCCGGCATCGCATAACCAATGATGATCGCGGTACTGCTCCAGACGTCGAACGCGCTACCGTTTTTGATTGCCTTTCGAATGCCCAGCGGGATTGAAATCAGGTAGGTGATCAACGTTGCCCACAGGCCGAGCGACAACGACACCGGCAGCTTCTGCACGATCAGATCGGTGACCTTGGCGCCGCGAAAGAAACTGCTGCCCAGATCCAGCTGCACGTAGTTTTTCAGCATCAGCCACAGGCGTTCGTGCATCGGTTTGTCGAAGCCGTAATGGTGTTTGATCTCCTCGATCAGCGCCGGGTCGAGGCCACGGCTGCTACGGCCCGCACCGCCAACCGCAGCGACCTCGCCACCACCGCCCATGCTGTGCCCGCCAAAGCCCTGCAAACGCGCAATGGCTTGCTCCACCGGGCCACCCGGTGCGGCCTGCACGATGAGGAAATTGACCACCAGAATGCACAGCAACGTGGGGATGATCAGCAGCAGACGTCGGCTCAGATAACGCAGCATGTCACTGGCCCCCCGCAAGCTGGGTGTGCATCTGTTGCGCGGTCAACGGCTTGGCCGAGACCTCCCACCAGGTGTTGAGGCCTTCGTCGTACGCCGGTTGTACCGGCGGCATGCCAAAGCGGTTCTGATACACCGTCGGCGTGCCTTTGGAGTAGTAGTTGGGAATCATGTAGTAACCCCATTGCAGCACCCGGTCGAGGGCGCGCGCGTAATGCACCATGGCTTCGCGAGTGTCGGCCTTGACCAGCCCGTCGATCAGTTGATCGACCGCCGGGTTGGCCAGCACCATCGAGTTCGAACTGCCGACTTGCGTGGCACTTTGTGAGGCGTACAGGCTGTACAACTCGCGGCCGGGGGAGACGATCGGGTCGCCGCTGCGCGGGAAACTGGTGACGATCATGTCGTAGTCCCGGGCGTTGAGGCGGTTGATGTACTGCGCCGAATCGATGCGCCGCAAATTCAGGGTGATGCCGATCTGCGCGAGGGTGCGTTTGAACGGCAGCAGCATGCGGTCGAAACCGCCCTGACCGTCGAGAAAAGTGAATTCCAAAGGCTCGCCCGCGGCGTTGACCAGCCGATTGTGTTGTGGCGTCCAGCCCGCCTCGGCGAGCAGCTTCAAGGCTTGCAGTTGCTTGTCGCGGATGTAGCCGCTGCCATCGGTTTTCGGTGCCTGATAAACCGTGGTGAACACCTCGTCCGGGATCTGCCCGCGCAGGGGTTCGAGGATCTTCAACTCGTCGGCATCAGGTAGCGCGGTGGCGGCCATTTCACTCTTCGGCCAGAAGCTGTTCTGGCGCACGTAGAAGCCACGCATCATCTGCTTGTTGGTCCACTCGAAATCCCACAGCAGGCTGATCGCCTGACGCACGCGGCGATCCTGGAAGATAGGGTTCTGCAGGTTGAACACAAAACCCTGTGCCGCCGTGGGTTTTTCCGGAGCGAGGATCGACTGCTGCAAACGACCGTCGCGCAGGGCCGGGCTGTCGTAGCCGACCACGTAACCGGACGAGGAAAACTCGCGGTTGTAGTCGAATGCACCCGCCTGCAACAGCTGACGGGCGACGTCGGTGTCGCCGTAGAAATTCACCGTGAGCGTGTCGAAGTTGTACATGCCGCGACTGACCGGCAGGTCCTTGCCCCACCAGTGCGGATCGCGCTCGAAACTGATACTGCGCCCGGCGTCGACCTTGCTCACGCGGTACGGGCCGCTGCCCAGCGGTGGCTCGAAACCGCCGCCATTGGCGAAATCGCGAGTCTTCCACCAGTGTTCGGGCAGCACGCGCATCGTCGCCAGGTCCAGCGCCAGGGTGCGGTTGAGGTTGTTCTTGAAGGTGAAGCGCACCTGCCGTGGGCCTTCGATCAGCACGTCCTGCACGTCGGCGTATTGCTGGCGATAACTGAGGCTGCCCTTGGTCATCAGCAGGTTGAAGGTGTAGCGCACGTCTTCGGCGGTGATCGGCGTGCCGTCGGCGAAGCGTGCTTTTGGATTGAGGGTGAAACGCACCCACAGGCCTTGCGGGTCGCGCTCGATCTGCTGCGCGACCAATGCGTAAACGGTGTAGGGCTCATCGAGCGAGCGAAACGCCAATGGCGAGTACACCCAGTCGTTGACTTGCACCACGGAAATGCCCTGATCGGCATACGGGCTGATGTAGTTGTACTGGCCGATCTCCATCGACGCGCGGCTGAGCGAACCGCCCTTGGGCGCCTTGGGATCGACGAAATCGAAATGCTCGAAGTTCGCCGGATACTTCGGCGCCTCGCCGTACACCGTCAGCGCGTAGCTGCCGCCGGCCAGCGCCGAGGTGCCGGTGCACAGCAGTGCGCTGCCGAGCAGCAGGGCGGCCATGTTGCGCATGAAAGTCATGAAGTCACTCCTCAGTCCCTGAAACAACACAGATCAAACTGTAGGAGTGAGCCTGCTCGCGATGAAGCCCAGTCAGACCCGGCAAGGTTGACTGAAAAAACGCTATCGCGAGCAGGCTCACTCCTACAGGAGTTGCGGTGCTCTCAGTCAGAAGTGATACGTCATGCGCGCAAACAGCGTCCGCCCAAGCGGGTCGGTGTAGCGCGGGTCATAGCCGCTCTGGAAGTTGTAGGCCTGGTTGGAGAATGGTGGGTTGCGGTCGAACATGTTCTTCATCCCCGCATCCACATCCAGCACCTTGTTGAAGGTGTAGCCGGCCGACAGGTCCCAGACCGAATACGACGCCACGCGTGCGTGGGTATCGCGGTCGTAGTCGTTGTACCCGGTGGTGAAGCGGTTGGTCAGCGACGCCCGCGCAGCGCCGAAAGTCCAGCTGCCGGTGAGGTTGTGTTTCCAGCGCGCGATCACGCCGTCACCTTCGAAGTCGCCGACCTTGTCGGTGAACGGGCCTTTGATGGTGCTCTGGAAGTCGTACTCGTCAACGTAGGTGCCTTGCAGCCCCAGGCCGAATTGACCGTATGGCGTGTTCGGGAAACGGTAGTCCAGCGACACATCGACACCGTTGGTTTCGACGATGCCGAGGTTGGCGTTGCCGGTGACGATGTAGTTGAGCGTGCCGTCGGCGTTGCGCACGAAGCGATCCGGGTAGGTACCGGCCTGATCGAACACGGTGGATTCGGGGAACGGCTGGATCTGGTTGGAGATGTGAATCCACCAGAAATCCAGACCCACCGACAGGTTGCTGACCGGCTGATAGACGAAGCCCAGGGTCACGTTGCGCGCCTTCTCCGGGGCCAGGTCTTCATTGCCGCCGATCTGGTTGAGGAACTGCTGGCCGCAATCGCGCCCGCCGTTGCCGCCCGGTTGCACCACGCCGCCGGCACACAGCACCGGGTCGTTGTAGTAGCCCTGGGTGTACGTGATGCTGCGCGGCGAATACAGCTCGTACAGTGACGGCGCACGGAACCCTTCGCTGTACGCGCCGCGCACCACCAGCTCTTTGAGCGGTTGATAACGGAACGAGTATTTCGGGTTGGTGGTGCTGCCGAAGTCGCTGTATTTGTCGTGCCGCACGGCCGCGGACAGTTCGAGGCTGTCGAGCACCGGCACGTTGATTTCGGCGTACGCGGCTTTCACGCTGCGGTCACCCTCGACGCTGCCGGCCGGGTCGATACCCAGGCTCTGGATATCGCCGGCAAACTGCTCGAAGTCCTGGTGGAATTTCTCTTTGCGGTACTCGCCACCCAGCGCCAGACCGGCAGGGCCGGCACCGAACCAGTCACCGATTTCGCGACTGATCCGCCCGTCGAAACCGGCCACGCGGCCGACGGCGGTGGAGTAGGCGCCGTGGTACGCAGCCGCGTCGATGTACTGCTGGCCGGCAGCCGATTGCGGGCCGAACGGGTTGAGCAAACCGCTGGCCAGGCCGTCGATCATCGCCTGATCGCTGACATAACCGCTGGTGACGCTGGAGACGATTTTGTTCTGGTTGTACGAGGCGCCGACGTTGTAATCCCAGCCGCCGACCAGACCGTCGAAGCTCAGCAAAAAGCGCTGGCTGGTGTTCTGGTCTTTCGATTCACGCGGGCCTGCAGCGGTTTCGCGCCAGTTCACGTCGACCGGTTGGCTCGGGTCGAGGGCGAAGCCGGTCGGGCCGGGCGTGATGCCGTTGCCGGGGTAGTAGGGCGACGAGGAATCCAGGCTCAGGCCGGTGAGCGGGGCCGGGCCGATCGCCGTGGCGTTGTTGTTGCGAGACCAGAAGTATTCGAGGTTGACGTTGTGGTCATCCGCCAGCTTGCCGGTGGTCTTGCCGAAGAACGAGGTCTTCTCGGTCTGCGGCACCAGGTCGATGAATTCACGGGTGCTGAAGCGGCACAAGCCGTCGCGCGCCACCAGGTTGGGGCCGTTGCAATTGCTGTTGGCCAACGGGTTGGTGGCGTTGCCGTTCTGGCTGTAGTTGCCGGGGAACGCCGTGCCGGAGGTCTGATCCAGACCTCGGCCGGGCACATAGTCGCGGGCAAAGGAGCGATCATTGGCATCGAGGTTCTGCTGCTTGTTGTAATTGAACACGCCGAGGACGTTGAAGCGGTCTTGTTCCAGGTCGCCGTAGCCCCAACTGGCGCTCATGTCTTTGGTGGCGCCACCGCCGCTGTGGGTCGGGGTTTCGCCGCCGAGGGTCAACTGGCCGTCGGTCATGGATTTCTTGGTGATGAAGTTGATCACGCCGCCGATGGCGTCAGTGCCGTACAACGCCGAGGCACCGTCGCGCAGAACTTCCACGCGTTCGATGGCGGCGAACGGGATCATGTTCAGATCCACCGCGCCACCGGCCGAGTTGGTGCCGGACAAGGCGTTGTTGGCCAGCCGTCGACCGTTGAGCAGCACCAGGGTCTTGTTCGCGCCGATGCCGCGCATGTCGGCGAACGAAGCGCCGCCGGTGGCGGCGCCAACCGAACCGGCGCTGTTGTTGATCGACTGGCTGCCGGTGATCCGCTGCACCAGTTCGGCGGTGGTGGTCACGCCCTGTTTGCGCAGCTCATCGGCCTTGAGAATGGTGATCGGCACCGCCGTTTCGGCATCGACCCGGCGAATCGCCGAACCGGTCACTTCCACCCGTTGCAGTTGCGTGGTCGGCGCCACCACCGCCGCTGCAGCCGGCACGGTGGAATTGTCTTCCTCGGCGGCTTGCACAGTCCCGGCGCCCATCCCCATGGCCACCAGGTACAACGGAACAAAACGGTGACGAGAGATCGTGGCCACCAAGGGTTTGAGCGTAAAGCGTGGAGTGTTCATCAGCATGGTTGTTTCCGACTTTGTTAGACGTTATCGAAATGGCCTTGTGAGCCCTGATTGCGCAGGTCACGGGGGTGCCGCGCCGCGAAAAACCACTTTCTTCAAGCAAGCCGATCCCCTCCGAAGACGCGCAGCGTTTTTCGGTCGGCTGATTGCGACGGGATGCGATCTGCGGTGTCGGGCGCGGTTCTCAACGCGCGCCCGACACCGCACTCAGTGGGTGGTCATCACCGAAATCTTGCTGATGCCCGAGCGTTCGATGGACGCCATGGCCTTGGCCACCTGGCCGTAGTTGACGTTGGCGTCGGCCTGCAGCTGCACGCGCACTTCGGCGTCCTTGGCCTTGACCTCCTTGAGGCTGGCTTCCAGGGACTCCGGCGCAAGCTCGGTTTTTGCCAGATAGAACTTGCCGTCCTGATCGACGCTGACCACCACCGGGTCTTTCTTTTCGGCGGGAGCGACGGCGTCGGTTTTCGGCAAATTCACTTTGATCGCGTTGGTCATCAACGGCGCGGTAACGATGAACACCACCAGCAGCACCAGCATCACGTCCACCAGTGGCGTGACGTTCATTTCGCTGAGCACTTCATCGCTGTCTTGAGTGGAGAACGACATCAGCTGGCCTCCCGCACGGCGGCAGTGGTTTTGCTGGCGATGGCCTGACGGCTGATCGAAAACGCGCTACGCGAGGCGAGGGCGTCGAAGTCGTGGGCGAAGTCATCCATGTCCGCCGAGGCCAGTTTCAGGCGGCGCAGAAAGAAGTTGTAAATCAGCACTGCCGGCACGGCGACGGCGATACCCACGCCGGTGGCGATCAGTGCATGGCCGATGGGGCCGGCGACCGCTTCAAGGCTGGCCGAACCGGTTTCGCCGATGCTTTGCAGGGCTTCCATGATGCCCCACACGGTGCCGAACAGACCAATGAACGGCGCGGTGCTGCCGATACTGGCGAGGATCGCCTGACCGTTTTCCAGGGAGCGGCGTTCCTTCTGGATCTGCTGGCGCAGGTTGCGTTCCAGACGATCCGAGCGGTTGATGGTGTGCGCCAGTTGTTGCGTGGTGCGCGGCGATTCTTCTACCAGCAAGGCTTCAAAACCGCTGCTGGCGATGCGCGCCAGTGAGCCCGGATACTGGCTGGCGTGTTCGGCGGCGGTGAGCAGGTCCGGCGCGCCCCAGAAGGCTTTGCTGAACTGTTTGTTCTGGGCTTTCTGGCGCAGGTATTGCGCCGACTTGACCAGCAGGATCGCCCAGCTGACCACGGAAAACAGCACCAGGCCCCAGAGCACACCGGGGACAATCATCGAAGACAGTGAAGGGTTCATGGCTACACCTCGCTTGCATTAAGTCGGTTGTGAGTTCGTTGGGTTGTGCCGTTATTGCGGCAATTTGAAATCGATGGTCTGGGTGGCGAAGCCGTCAATCGGCGTGTCACCGCGCTTGGCCGGAATAAACTTCCAGTTCTTCACCGCGGCGACGGCCGCCTCATCCAGTTGTGGCTTGCCGCTGGACTTGGTCACCGTTACCGAACCGGCGCGACCGTTGGCCAACACCTGAATCCGCAGGACCACGCTGCCTTCCCAATTGCGCCGCAGTGCCAGCGACGGGTACTCCGGCGGCGGGTTGCCGAGGCTGGCGAGGCCGGAAATCGCAGCCGATTCCTTGACCGGCCCGGGCGCGGCGGCAGGGGCCGGTGGCGCGCTCGGTGTGGCCGGCGCAGCCGGGGCGGCCGGTTGTGCCGGGGCGGGCGGGGCTTTTGGCGGCTCGACCTTTTTCAC
Coding sequences within it:
- a CDS encoding TonB-dependent receptor — its product is MLMNTPRFTLKPLVATISRHRFVPLYLVAMGMGAGTVQAAEEDNSTVPAAAAVVAPTTQLQRVEVTGSAIRRVDAETAVPITILKADELRKQGVTTTAELVQRITGSQSINNSAGSVGAATGGASFADMRGIGANKTLVLLNGRRLANNALSGTNSAGGAVDLNMIPFAAIERVEVLRDGASALYGTDAIGGVINFITKKSMTDGQLTLGGETPTHSGGGATKDMSASWGYGDLEQDRFNVLGVFNYNKQQNLDANDRSFARDYVPGRGLDQTSGTAFPGNYSQNGNATNPLANSNCNGPNLVARDGLCRFSTREFIDLVPQTEKTSFFGKTTGKLADDHNVNLEYFWSRNNNATAIGPAPLTGLSLDSSSPYYPGNGITPGPTGFALDPSQPVDVNWRETAAGPRESKDQNTSQRFLLSFDGLVGGWDYNVGASYNQNKIVSSVTSGYVSDQAMIDGLASGLLNPFGPQSAAGQQYIDAAAYHGAYSTAVGRVAGFDGRISREIGDWFGAGPAGLALGGEYRKEKFHQDFEQFAGDIQSLGIDPAGSVEGDRSVKAAYAEINVPVLDSLELSAAVRHDKYSDFGSTTNPKYSFRYQPLKELVVRGAYSEGFRAPSLYELYSPRSITYTQGYYNDPVLCAGGVVQPGGNGGRDCGQQFLNQIGGNEDLAPEKARNVTLGFVYQPVSNLSVGLDFWWIHISNQIQPFPESTVFDQAGTYPDRFVRNADGTLNYIVTGNANLGIVETNGVDVSLDYRFPNTPYGQFGLGLQGTYVDEYDFQSTIKGPFTDKVGDFEGDGVIARWKHNLTGSWTFGAARASLTNRFTTGYNDYDRDTHARVASYSVWDLSAGYTFNKVLDVDAGMKNMFDRNPPFSNQAYNFQSGYDPRYTDPLGRTLFARMTYHF
- a CDS encoding MotA/TolQ/ExbB proton channel family protein, producing MNPSLSSMIVPGVLWGLVLFSVVSWAILLVKSAQYLRQKAQNKQFSKAFWGAPDLLTAAEHASQYPGSLARIASSGFEALLVEESPRTTQQLAHTINRSDRLERNLRQQIQKERRSLENGQAILASIGSTAPFIGLFGTVWGIMEALQSIGETGSASLEAVAGPIGHALIATGVGIAVAVPAVLIYNFFLRRLKLASADMDDFAHDFDALASRSAFSISRQAIASKTTAAVREAS
- a CDS encoding extracellular solute-binding protein; the encoded protein is MTFMRNMAALLLGSALLCTGTSALAGGSYALTVYGEAPKYPANFEHFDFVDPKAPKGGSLSRASMEIGQYNYISPYADQGISVVQVNDWVYSPLAFRSLDEPYTVYALVAQQIERDPQGLWVRFTLNPKARFADGTPITAEDVRYTFNLLMTKGSLSYRQQYADVQDVLIEGPRQVRFTFKNNLNRTLALDLATMRVLPEHWWKTRDFANGGGFEPPLGSGPYRVSKVDAGRSISFERDPHWWGKDLPVSRGMYNFDTLTVNFYGDTDVARQLLQAGAFDYNREFSSSGYVVGYDSPALRDGRLQQSILAPEKPTAAQGFVFNLQNPIFQDRRVRQAISLLWDFEWTNKQMMRGFYVRQNSFWPKSEMAATALPDADELKILEPLRGQIPDEVFTTVYQAPKTDGSGYIRDKQLQALKLLAEAGWTPQHNRLVNAAGEPLEFTFLDGQGGFDRMLLPFKRTLAQIGITLNLRRIDSAQYINRLNARDYDMIVTSFPRSGDPIVSPGRELYSLYASQSATQVGSSNSMVLANPAVDQLIDGLVKADTREAMVHYARALDRVLQWGYYMIPNYYSKGTPTVYQNRFGMPPVQPAYDEGLNTWWEVSAKPLTAQQMHTQLAGGQ
- a CDS encoding ExbD/TolR family protein; its protein translation is MSFSTQDSDEVLSEMNVTPLVDVMLVLLVVFIVTAPLMTNAIKVNLPKTDAVAPAEKKDPVVVSVDQDGKFYLAKTELAPESLEASLKEVKAKDAEVRVQLQADANVNYGQVAKAMASIERSGISKISVMTTH
- a CDS encoding ABC transporter ATP-binding protein → MKDNLIEIRDLRVAFAGQAVVHGLNLDIRRGECLALVGESGSGKSVTAHSILRLLPGKTVSSSGSIHYNSMDLLQASEQQMRGLRGNRIAMIFQEPMTSLNPLHTVEKQISEVLEIHKGLKGRAARERTLELLALVGIRQPLQRLKAYPHQLSGGQRQRVMIAMALANEPELLIADEPTTALDVTVQQKILELLIELQQRLGMSLLLISHDLNLVRRIAQRVCVMRHGEIVEQADCETLFRAPQHPYSRLLIEAEPSGAPVPSQYDHNLLEVDDLKVWFPLPKALFSRQQDYIKAVDGVSFTLQRGKTLGIVGESGSGKSTLGQAILRLVESEGNIRFGNKQLSLLNQRLMRPLRRQIQVVFQDPFGSLSPRMSVQQIIAEGLLTHGIGTEAEREAAVIRVLEEVGLDPKSRHRYPHEFSGGQRQRISIARALVLEPALILLDEPTSALDRTVQKQVVDLLRQLQIKHGLTYLFISHDLAVVHALAHDLMVIKDGKVVEQGSSREIFAAPKHPYTQELLKASGLSVPRKTAELV
- a CDS encoding microcin C ABC transporter permease YejB, with translation MLRYLSRRLLLIIPTLLCILVVNFLIVQAAPGGPVEQAIARLQGFGGHSMGGGGEVAAVGGAGRSSRGLDPALIEEIKHHYGFDKPMHERLWLMLKNYVQLDLGSSFFRGAKVTDLIVQKLPVSLSLGLWATLITYLISIPLGIRKAIKNGSAFDVWSSTAIIIGYAMPAFLFAMLLIVVFAGGSYVNWFPVQGLVSDNFDSLGTLGKIGDYLWHLVLPVTALVIGGFATLTILTKNSFLNEISRQYVITARAKGLTERRVLYGHVFRNAMLLVVAGVPPALIEVFFAGSLLIETIFNLDGLGRMSYEAAVSRDYPVVFGALFLFTLFGLLIKLIGDLCYTLLDPRIDFSARTA
- a CDS encoding ABC transporter permease yields the protein MFTLSPLGQRRVAQFKANRRGRWSLWLFIGLCLICLGGELIANDKPLVIRYHDALYFPILSDYLETDFGGELPFQPDYASAYVHKLIEDQGGWMLFPPIPFSYDTVNYDLAEPAPSPPSASNWLGTDDQARDVLARVIFGTRISILFALMLTGISALIGIVAGALQGYYGGWVDLLGQRVLEIWSGLPVLYLLIILSGFVSPSFWWLLGIMALFSWLALVDVVRAEFLRGRNLEYVKAARALGLTDSELMCRHILPNAMTSTLTYLPFILTGAIATLTALDFLGFGMPAGTASLGELIGQAKRNLQAPWLGLTAFFALALILSLLVFIGEACRDAFDPRS